Proteins from a single region of Cryptococcus neoformans var. grubii H99 chromosome 5, complete sequence:
- a CDS encoding U5 small nuclear ribonucleoprotein component, translated as MSTEDYDEFGNYIGGDLDSDDESDVSIPPVAPPPVAPGPSAGPSASYAPLEGFDDEDEAMEDEEPGMAMQLHGIDGSAGQQIVLHEDKKYYATAEETYGPDVEALVQEEDLQPLSEPIVQPIKQKSFTVQEKGLPETRFDRNFMIDLMDHPSMIRNVMVAGHIHHGKTSLLDMLVFETHKMTWDADQQTRYTDTHILSRARGISVKSGPMSLVLPNSKGKSNLINIIDTPGHANFVDEVASIARLTDGVVIVVDVVEGVMHGTEQVIRHAMQEKLKMVLVVNKMDRLILELRLPPSEAFFKIKHTIEEVNSVIASIDPDDSFRLSPERGNVAFSSTQMGWCFTLKTFANMYADTFGSFDIDEFALRLWGNIYFDSSTRKFTRKPADVESKRSFVHFVLEPLYKLYTQVLSADQETLKETLADLQITLKPSVYKMDVRPLLKVVLEAFFGPSVGLIDMITEFVPSPQEGAEAKIRHTYTGPLTSNLADSMLSCDPQGPTVVHVTKLYHTADAEHFRVFGRVMSGTVKVGQVVKVLGEGYSLEDEEDMISAIVDGIMIDESRYNVDIERAPAGNLVLLSGVDASISKTATIVSKDVDDDLYIFRPIKHMTTSVLKVAVEPVAPSNLPKMLDGLRKINKSYPLVTTKVEESGEHIILGTGELYMDSVLHDLRKLFSEIEIKVSDPVTKFCETVVETSALKCYAETPNKKNKLTMISEPLEAGIATDIEAGRVSMKMTNKERGKFFENNYQWDLLASRNIWAFGPDDNGPNALINDTLPSEVDSKLLSSVKESVKQGFQWGTREGPLCDEPIRGVKFRILDASLAQEPIYRGGGQIIPTARRVCYSSFLLATPRLLEPVYYVEVQAPADCVAAVYTVLSRRRGHVTKDIPKPGSPLYTVKAFIPVLDANGFETDLRTATLGQAFCQMSFDHWSVVPGDPTDSSIQLRPLEPAMGQSLARDLVLKTRRRKGLSDSIAVSKYLEDETIIAISASGNADLLG; from the exons ATGTCCACAGAAGATTACGACG AATTTGGTAACTATATCGGAGGTGACCTCGACTCTGATGATGAGTCCGACGTCTCTATTCCCCCTGTTGCTCCTCCGCCTGTGGCTCCCGGACCTTCAGCTGGGCCGTCGGCGAGCTATGCTCCTCTTGAAGGTttcgatgatgaagacgaggcaatggaagatgaggaacCTGGCATGGCCATGCAGCTCCACGGCATCGATGGTTCAGCAGGTCAGCAAATAGTTCTGCACGAGGATAAAAAGTACTATGCGACTGCTGAGGAGACCTATGGTCCGGATGTTGAGGCGTTGGTACAGGAAGAGGATCTGCAGCCTCTTTCAGAACCCATTGTGCAGCCGATCAAACAAAAGTCGTTTACCGTGCAGGAAAAGGGACTGCCTGAAACCCGATTCGACCGAAA CTTTATGATTGATTTGATGGACCACCCTTCAATGATCCGAAATGTCATGGTTGCTGGACATATTCATCACGGAAAAACTTCATTGTTAGATATGCTGGTGTTTGAGACCCACAAAATGACTTGGGATGCCGACCAACAG ACTCGATATACTGATACGCATATACTCTCGCGTGCTCGTGGTATTTCCGTTAAATCTGGTCCTATGTCTCTTGTTCTTCCAAACTCTAAAGGAAAGTCAAACCTCATCAATATTATCGACACCCCAGGTCACGCCAACTTCGTTGACGAGGTCGCCTCAATTGCCCGGCTTACCGATGGTGTGGTCATTGTGGTGGATGTGGTTGAAGGTGTGATGCACGGCACTGAGCAAGTGATCCGTCACGCGATGCAGGAGAAGTTAAAGATGGTGTTGGTTGTGAACAAGATGGATAGATTGATCTTGGAGCTGCGTTTACCGCCTAGCGAAGCTTTCTTCAAAATAAAGCACACCATTGAAGAAGTTAACTCTGTCATTGC GTCAATCGATCCTGATGACTCCTTCCGTCTTTCTCCTGAACGAGGCAACGTCGCATTCTCGTCAACGCAGATGGGCTGGTGTTTTACCCTCAAAACGTTCGCCAACATGTATGCGGACACCTTTGGCTCTTTCGATATCGATGAGTTTGCTCTTCGATTATGGGGCAACATTTACTTTGACTCTTCTACCCGAAAGTTCACTCGCAAGCCTGCCGACGTGGAGAGCAAGCGTTCATTCGTGCACTTTGTTTTGGAACCTTTGTACAAACTCTATACTCAA GTATTGAGTGCAGATCAGGAAACACTGAAAGAAACATTGGCCGATTTGCAGATCACACTTAAACCTTCGGTATACAAGATGGATGTCAGACCCCTGTTGAAGGTCGTGTTGGAGGCATTTTTTGGTCCATCAGTTGGATTGATAGACATGATCACAGAATTTGtaccttctcctcaagaAGGCGCTGAAGCGAAA ATACGGCACACTTACACCGGACCTCTCACTTCTAACCTCGCCGATTCTATGCTCAGCTGTGACCCCCAAGGACCGACTGTTGTACATGTGACCAAGCTCTACCACACAGCCGATGCCGAACATTTCCGTGTTTTTGGGCGTGTCATGAGTGGAACTGTTAAAGTTGGTCAAGTTGTCAAGGTGCTGGGAGAGGGTTACTCTTtagaagacgaagaagatatgATCAGTGCTATTGTGGATGGCATTATGATTGACGAGTCCAG ATATAACGTGGATATTGAACGTGCGCCGGCCGGAAATCTTGTCCTCCTATCTGGCGTCGACGCGTCCATTTCCAAGACTGCTACAATCGTTTCaaaagatgttgatgatgatctcTATATCTTCCGCCCCATAAAGCACATGACAACTTCAGTTCTCAAGGTCGCTGTTGAGCCCGTTGCCCCGTCCAATCTACCAAAAATGCTTGATGGTCTACGAAAGATCAACAAGTCATACCCTCTTGTTACTACCAAAGTCGAGGAGAGTGGAGAGCACATCATCCTGGGTACAGGAGAGTTGTACATGGACTCAGTTTTGCATGATCTAAGGAAGTTATTCTCAGAAATAGAGATTAAGGTCTCAGATCCTGTTACCAAGTTCTGTGAGACAGTGGTGGAAACTTCTGCTTTGAAATGCTACGCCGAGACACCCAACAAAAA GAACAAACTGACCATGATCTCCGAACCGCTCGAGGCCGGAATTGCCACCGATATTGAGGCTGGCAGAGTTAGCATGAAGATGACCAAtaaagaaagagggaagttCTTTGAGAATAATTACCAGTGGGATTTGCTGGCTTCCAGGAATATCTGGGCCTTTGGGCCGGACGACAATGGGCCGAATGCGTTGATTAATGACACCCTGCCCTCCGAG GTGGATAGTAAGCTTTTATCGAGCGTCAAGGAAAGCGTGAAACAGGGCTTCCAATGGGGTACCCGTGAAGGACCTCTATGTGACGAGCCTATTCGCGGTGTCAAATTCCGCATCCTTGATGCCTCTCTCGCACAAGAACCTATCTACCGAGGGGGCGGCCAAATTATCCCTACCGCTCGACGAGTTTGTtactcctccttcctcctggccacccctcgtcttctcgaACCCGTATACTATGTTGAGGTCCAGGCACCTGCCGATTGCGTCGCCGCTGTGTACACAGTCCTTTCTCGCCGACGTGGCCATGTCACTAAAGACATTCCTAAACCCGGTTCTCCGCTCTACACCGTCAAGGCATTCATTCCAGTGCTCGACGCAAACGGATTTGAGACTGATTTGAGGACCGCAACATTGGGTCAGGCATTCTGTCAAATGAGCTTTGACCATTGGAGTGTTGTCCCTGGAGATCCCACCGACAGCAGTATACAGCTAAGGCCTTTGGAGCCGGCGATGGGACAAAGTTTAGCCAGAGACTTGGTCCTGAAGACCAGGCGAAGGAAGGGTTTGAGTGATAGTATCGCTGTGAGCAAGTacttggaagatgag ACGATCATTGCTATCAGTGCATCTGGTAATGCAGACTTGTTGGGTTAG
- a CDS encoding alpha/beta hydrolase fold protein, with product MAQKTFDTSRWATGKKHLHGTPSTPDEVRYYYIDCLPSPSTPKKGTILLIHGFPETSFQWRHIITPLSNEGYRVIAPDYRGAGHSSKPRGLEGYTKASIAADMVNLLELLGVCEKGKEKVHVIGQDIGGMIAHSFASRYPQMTASVMLGECPQPGTNAYSEICHDDDLWHFTFHQQGDLPELLIAGKEREYLSHFYNRLSNRNEVWTPDVLDFYEETFSQSGAIRCGLDLYRAFHMDHMQNYKFLRDNGKCNVPACALFGSESALLRVGQKQTEELYQDVTIVTVEGSGHWTASENPVDFVDKVIEYISHH from the exons ATGGCTCAGAAGACATTCGATACATCACGGTGGGCAACAGGGAAGAAACATCTTCATGGCACTCCATCAAC TCCTGACGAAGTACGATACTACTATATAGACTGTCTGCCTAGTCCTTCGACTCCCAAAAAAGGTACCATACTACTGATACACGGCTTCCCCGAGACATCGTTTCAGTGGAGACACATTATCACGCCCTTGTCCAATGAGGGATATCGTGTCATAGCTCCTGACTACCGTGGAGCGGGCCACTCTTCAAAACCAAGGGGATTGGAGGGATACACCAAGGCGTCGATTGCTGCCGATATGGTCAACCTCTTGGAGCTTCTGGGAGTCTgcgaaaaaggaaaagaaaaagtacATGTCATTGGGCAAGATATTGGAGGTATGATCGCCCATAGTTTCGCCAGCAGGTATCCACAAATGACAGCTAGTGTGATGTTGGGAGAATGCCCACAGCCGGGTACAAACGCATACA GCGAAATATgccatgatgatgacctTTGGCATTTCACATTTCATCAACAAGGCGATTTACCTGAACTTCTGATTGcgggaaaggaaagaga GTATCTCAGTCATTTTTATAATCGTCTATCCAATCGAAATGAAGTGTGGACACCGGATGTCCTCGATTTTTATGAGGAGACATTCTCTCAATCTGGGGCGATTCGGTGCGGCTTGGATCTTTACCGAGCATTTCACATGGACCATATGCAGAATTACAAGTTTTTGAGAGATAATGGGAAGTGCAATGTCCCCGCTTGCGCTTTATTTGGATCGGAAAGTGCTTTGCTGCGTGTTGGCCAAAAGCAGACGGAGGAACTCTATCAGGATGTTACAATAGTTACTGTGGAGGGAAGCGGCCATTGGACAGCGTCCGAAAACCCTGTAGATTTTGTCGACAAAGTGATCGAGTACATCAGTCACCATTGA
- a CDS encoding ubiquitin-conjugating enzyme 4 — MAPTRPPNVEMATKRIKKEIADLAKEDLGSIILAPEETNILHWKARIPGPVGSPYEGGVFDVDIRVPHDYPFSPPHLQFMTKVYHCNVASNGAICLDLLKTAWSPALSLYKVILSLSSLLTDPNPADPLVPPIASEYRNNRKKHDATAREWVKKFALPKSNPPPVQLKPKPQPPTLRRTISRSLPASTSPAPPPQLAGQRRVILEVGDSDDESDIQVLGDSSRGNSSHPAAVTTNGGGRQKRARTSGQGGSAGDAIVIDE; from the exons atgGCACCCACTCGCCCACCAAACGTCGAAATGGCCACCAAGCGTATTAAGAAAGAGATCGCTGATTTGGCCAAAGAAGATCTTGgctccatcatccttgCTCCTGAAGAAACCAATATCTTACATTGGAAGGCGAGAATACCTGGACCTGTTGGTTCGCCTTACGAAGGTGGCGTTTTTGATGTGGACATCAGAGTGCCTCATGATTACCC CTTTTCGCCTCCTCATTTGCAGTTTATGACCAAGGTCTATCACTGTAATGTGGCGTCTAACGGTGCTATCT GTCTTGAC CTTTTGAAAACCGCCTGGTCCCCCGCCCTCTCATTATATAAAGTCATACTCTCTCTGTCTTCCCTCTTGACCGACCCAAATCCGGCAGATCCTCTAGTTCCCCCCATTGCTTCGGAATATCGGAACAATAGAAAGAAGCACGACGCGACTGCCAGAGAGTGGGTCAAAAA GTTCGCATTACCTAAATCGAATCCACCACCAGTGCAGCTCAAACCAAAGCCTCAGCCGCCCACCTTACGCCGAACAATCTCACGCTCTCTACCCGCTTCTACATCGCCcgcccctccacctcagcTTGCCGGTCAAAGGCGCGTCATTTTAGAAGTGGGAGATTCTGACGATGAAAGCGATATACAAGTATTGGGAGATAGCTCACGGGGAAATAGCAGTCACCCAGCAGCAGTAACGACCAATGGAGGGGGAAGGCaaaaaagggcaaggacTAGTGGGCAAGGAGGGAGCGCCGGAGATGCGATCGTTATTGATGAGTAG
- a CDS encoding 26S proteasome regulatory subunit N5, with product MSLNTRKQERDFTAEVKALQPEAEQLAKNGKLEEAIEKITVLEKQTRNASDMSSTSTLLVLMARLCWEANNLDQLNNQLTLMSKKHGQLKEPVVRMVDEAMVWLPALKEQKEQGNFRSGKDRWLELVKTLRDITEGKIFLELQRARLTVMLSAYHEALAEAAPQEAPPIPGTSPSIKPEDKEKSKAEPVTAKEHLDVAADLMSDLQVETYSSMDKREKTEFILDQMRLESMRGNWVRVRVGSRKINRVYLKEKGTQDIKLRYYDLMVQLALQDDEYLEACQAYQEVWDTEEVKNDSAKELSVIENIMVYVVLASYNNEQSDMLHKLYANTALQKAPLHFDLLKCFVTKELMRWSGIEGIYGPTLRQSPIFAPGSTLGKKIGVTEKSQKDAEKFDNPGDARWDQLHKRIIEHNLRVIASYYTRITMQRLTELLDLPLLTTERTLCKLVTDKSIYARIDRPAGIVDFRKKRNVNDVLNAWSGDVSKMLDLVEKTSHLVSKEYAMHEAVKGKKIAA from the exons ATGTCTCTCAACACTAGAAAGCAGGAAAGGGATTTCACGGCGGAAGTTAAAGCACTCCAGCCAGAGGCTGAGCAGCTAGCAAAG AATGGCAAGCTCGAAGAAGCCATTGAGAAGATTACAGTTTTAGAAAAGCAGACCCGTAATGCTTCCGATATGTCCTCCACCTCTACCCTCCTCGTTCTCATGGCCCGTTTATGCTGGGAAGCCAACAATCTAGACCAGCTGAATAATCAATTGACCCTCATGTCTAAGAAACACGGACAGCTGAAAGAACCTGTCGTGAGAATGGTAGATGAGGCGATGGTGTGGCTGCCTGCGTTAAAGGAACAGAAAGAACAGGGCAATTTTCGGAGTGGAAAAGATAGATGGTTAGAACTGGTTAAGACTTTGAGAGATATCACGGAGGGCAAG ATCTTCTTGGAACTTCAAAGGGCAAGGTTGACTGTCATGCTCTCGGCGTATCACGAAGCTCTTGCTGAGGCTGCTCCCCAAGAAGCCCCAC CAATTCCTGGAACTTCGCCATCAATTAAGCCtgaggacaaggaaaaaTCCAAGGCCGAGCCTGTTACTGCTAAAGAACATCTTGACGTCGCAGCAGACCTCATGTCTGACTTACAAGTTGAAACCTATTCAAGTATGGATAAGCGCGAAAAAACCGAGTT CATCCTGGATCAAATGAGATTAGAGAGCATGAGAGGCAATTGGGTGCGAGTCAGAGTTGGATCGAGGAAGATCAACCGGGTCTATTTAAAGGAGAAAGGCACCCAG GATATTAAATTACGATACTATGACTTGATGGTGCAATTGGCTTTGCAAGACGACGAATATCTTGAAGCTTGTCAAGCTTATCAAGAAGTATGGGATACAGAAGAAGTTAAGAATGACTCAGCGAAAGAACTCAGT GTCATCGAGAATATTATGGTTTACGTTGTTCTCGCATCCTATAACAACGAGCAATCGGACATGCTCCATAAACTGTATGCCAACACTGCACTGCAAAaagctcctcttcattt CGATCTTCTCAAATGCTTTGTTACAAAGGAATTAATGCGTTGGTCCGGAATCGAAGGCATCTATGGCCCTACTCTTCGTCAGTCTCCTATTTTCGCACCCGGGTCCACACTaggcaagaagattgggGTCACGGAGAAATCCCAGAAGGACGCCGAGAAGTTTGACAACCCTGGTGATGCTCGATGGGATCAGTTGCACAAGAGGATTATCGAACAC AACCTTCGGGTTATAGCTTCATATTACACCCGCATAACCATGCAGCGGCTCACAGAACTTCTCGACCTCCCCTTACTCACCACCGAACGAACACTCTGCAAGCTTGTGACTGACAAGAGTATCTATGCCCGAATTGATCGCCCGGCAGGTATTGTCGATTtcagaaagaagagaaatgtGAACGATGTACTGAATGCTTGGAGCGGAGATGTCAGCAAGATGCTTGACTTGGTGGAGAAGACTAGTCATCTGGTTTCCAAGGAGTACGCAATGCATGAGGCAGTCAAGGGTAAGAAGATTGCAGCATAG